One Senegalimassilia faecalis genomic window, CGTCAATAATTAGGTAATTCGCGCAAAAGCGCACGTCAGAGCCTGATAGCAGAAGCCCCCTACGCCGCCTTTTCGCCTGCCAGCTCTTGCAGCACGTCGAGCTCGTCGGCGATGACGTCGGTTTCCATGTGCACGAAGCCGCGCGTCACCTTCGACACGCCGCGATAGAAGCGCGTTTCCGCCACATCGAGCACGGCGTCGCACAGGTCGTCGACCCAGTTCAGCTGGTGCTGCGCATGGAAGTCGGACACCGTTTGCGCCAGGTCGCGCGCGCGGTCGAAATCCGATGCCAGCAGCGCCGCGTTCGTGCGCTCGATAACCGTGGCCAGAAACTCGAACTCGAACGACGCGTGATCTTCCGGCACGTGCAAATCGGCCTGCGGCTGGATGTGCTGCTCGCAGTACATTTTGTACACGCCGTCGCGCGCCTCCTGCATCATGAGCCCGAGTTCGCTGGTGAACACGCTTTCGAACGGCGTGGCAGCGAACGTCTCGTAGTTGCCAGCCGCCAGAAACGTGTGCGCATAATCGCAGGCCAACGCCTGGCGCGTACCAGAATTCGCATGGCGAAGATAGCGGTACATGTCTTCGTAGCCCTCGGCGATAAGCGCGTTGTCGCCCGCCATGCCGGCGAAATCCATGCCCGCCAGATGATCGACCTGCTGCTGCGTCAGCTCGCGGAAGAACAGTTCGGCCAGCATGCGGTAATAGGCCGCTCGGCCCGCATTCACCTCGATGAGCTGGGAAATCAGCTCGTCGCGTTCAGATTGCGCCTTCGTTTGCGACGCCTGCGCCGCTGCTTGGTTTTCGATCATCTTGCTACCTTTCTCGAACAGCGCAGACGTTTACCGCCGCGCCATCGCTTTCTCGCGCCATCGCTACCTCGCGCCGTCGCTTTCTTTTCGCTTAGCCAGCCGAACTGGGTGACGACGCCGGCGACAAGGACACTACCGGTGTCACCAAAATGAGGGAAACGGCTTTTCGCCGCCTTCGCTTTGGCGATCCCAACTTCATTTCCTGTCGCCTTTCGCCAGCCAGCAATCGATGCACTCGCGGTTCGCATTCGCCAACGGGAGGGAGAGGAGGGAGTATGCGAATACGAACCGCGAAAGCGTCGATGGCCGGCAATCGCAGACAACCGCGGGGCAAGTCGAGGCGCAAATGGGCTCCGTGACGCCCTTTCGCACCAACCGGCTTCAAAAATCGCTCATGTATGTGATTTAACAAGCGCAAGGCAGGAATCAAAAATTTGCCGATAACGTTTCCCCAGTTCAGAATCTTGCTGATTTATTGGATACCAGCAACATTGTCAGCAAATCACATACATGAGCGATTTTGCCTACGCTCGACGGTGGTACCAACCAAACCCGACGCCGAGTGTAGCGCCCGCGTGCAAGTGCCAGCGCCGCACCCGCCAGCGGGGCGGGAATGCCCGGGTGGGCATTCCCGCATTCCCGCGCTTGGTTACAGCACGTTCAGGAACAGGTTCGCGATCGGGACCGTGATGAGCCACATGATGCAGCGGTAGCTCACGGCGCCAACGAATGCGCAGGCCACAGAACCGCCCGCCGCAGCCATTAGGCTGCCGGGGTTCTTGCCCGCAAGCGCGCCGCACACGGCCGGCACCACGCCGGCGCCGATGACGGCAACCGCAAGCAGCGCCCACTGCACGCCGTCGGCGGGACCCGCCCACAGCACGTAGGCCGCCGCGCCCACGGCGCCCAGCACGCCACCGATCAGCAGCGCGCGGCCGTACGGCGCCACGTCGGCGTCCTTGGCCTTCGCGGCCACGACCACCAGGTACGCGGCGATGCCCTCGGGCACGGCCGTCAGCAAGTAGCCGAGCGGCAGCAGCTGGCTGCACCAGTTCGGGCGCGCTTCCATCAGGTACGACTCGCCCGCCATGAACGACAGCAGCACGCCGAACACCGCGCCGATGACGGCCACGGCCTTGCGCGCGCCGGCACCGGCCTCGCGCTTGAGCAGCACCAGGTACACCACCACGCACACGCACAGGCAGCCAACCAGCAGCGCCTCGGTGAAGATGCCGCTTGTCGGGTGGCTGAGCGCCCCCATGATGCGGTCGGGGTGCGACAGGTGCGTCACGGACGCCAGGCCGCCCACCACCGCGATGATCAGCGACACCAACGCCGCGGGGAACGCCGCCGCCTTCGCGCGGCCAAGGAACTCATCGGCCGCCACGCAGGCGAACATGCAGCCGCCCATGCCGGTCAGGGCTGTGAACAGGACCAGGGATCATTGGATTTCCATCGTTTAGTCCTCCTTCGCGAACCAGGCCGCGTCTTGCGCGCCGGACGCCGGGGCGATGGCGTCTACGTCATGCCACGTGGCAATCTTCTCGGACAGGATGTAGCGCGTCAGCGGTTTGTTACCCGCGTCGTGCAGCGTGTGCACGCTGGCCGGGTCGGCGGCCGCCACGGCTTTGGCCACGTCGGACGACGCATCGTCCATGTCGCCGTAGAAGCGGGCGTTCGCGCAGCACGCCGCCACGCATGCCGGCTCCTGGCCGGCGCTGGTCAGCTGGCCGCACAGCGTGCACTTCTCGACGGCGCGCTCCTTGGCGTTCCACGAACGCACGCCGTACGGGCAGGCCATCATGCAGTATTTGCAGCCGATGCACTTCTCCTTGTCCACCAGCACCTTGCCGTCGGCGTCGCGGTAGCTCGCGCCGGTCGGGCACACGTGCACGCAGGGCGCGTCCTCGCACTGCTAGCACTGCACGGGCCGCCAATACTGCTCCAGGTCGGGGAAGGCCCCGTGCGGGCCGATCTGCAGCACGCGGTTCCAGTACTCGCCCAAGGCGATGCCGTTCTCGTTCTTGCAGGCCACCTCGCACGCGTGGCAGCCGATGCATTTATCCAGGTCAACAACTAAGCAATTGCGGCTCATTTGGTGTAAAACGCTCCTCCCGTGTTTTCCGTGGGCTCAGGCATCCAGGGTTCGAAGTCGGTCGGCTCGTACCAGATGCCCTCTGGGCGCTGCGCCTTGGCAACTTTGACGTGGATGCCGCGCAGGGTGTAGGTGCCGAACTCAGGGTTGAAGTAGCCCGTGTTCTTCGTCAGCACGTTCATGTTCTCCGTGGTCCAAGACTTGCGGCCATCGGAGCCGTCCTCCAAAAACTCAGGGTTCCAGAAGCGCTCCATGTACACGGTGCCCTCCGCGATGCCCTTCGTCACGCGCGCCACGGCGAAGATGCCGTCCTTGACGACGCTCTGGCCGTTAGCCGTCAGCTCCTCGCCGGGGGCGAACTCGCTCGGGCCGAACTTCGCGTCCTTGCCGCCTGCCATGACCGTATCGGTGGGCAGGCCCGTGGTGATGTCGCGGAACACGTCCTTGCCATCGGTGCGCGGGCTCTTGATGTTCACCCAGTCGCCGTCGACGATGCCGTACTTGCCGGCGTTTTCCGGGCTGATCCACAGCTCGGGCGCCGGGTACAGCTCGCGCAGGTAGGGGTTGTTGCGCAGCGTGCCGTGATGGAAGTACGGGATGCGACCCTCAGTCAGGCGCAGCGGGTATTCGTCGCCGTATTCGGACTGGTCCTCGGGCGTGAAGTAGTACGGCATGGGGTTGTAGTCCACCACCGCGGCGGGCATGTCGAACTTCTCGTTGCCGTGACGGCCCAGGTAGAGCATGGTGTCGGCGTACGGGCCGCACTTCTTCGGGTTGTCCTTGATGTCGCGGGCCGCCGTGGAGAAGCCGGTGTAGGTGTTGCCGGCGTCTGCCGAGCCGCCTTCCATACCCGGGTCAACCTTGCCGGCCACGCCGCCGCTGGCGTTGACCTTGCAGTAGCCGTCGTACTCGGTGCCGCCCCAGTACTCGTCGTCTTCGGCCCACTTCTCGGGGAAGGCGTCCATGGCCTGCTCCATCGTGGTGACCTCCGGGTCGCCGCCCTGCTGAGCCACCCAGTCCCAGTACTCGTTGATGGTCTTCCAGTACGCGGGCACCATGGGGCTGCCGATTTTCTCGCCGTCCATGCAGGCGGCCATGTTCTCGTCGTACAGGTCGCTTGACGGGTCGGACATGGCTTCGGCGATCTTGCCCCACATCATGATTTCGTCGGCGGCCTCGAACAGGTTCGTTACCGGCTTTCGCATGAGGTTCACGTTCAGGCGGTTCTGCACGAAGGCGTTCTCCAGCCACTCGCACACGGGGAACACGATGTCGGCGGCCTCGGTGGTGAAGCTGGTCGGGTACATGTAGCCGTGCACGATGAGGTCGAACTTCGGGAACGCGTCAACCCACGAGCTGGAGTTGCCCAGCGCGGCCATCTTGTTGCCGGAGCGCTCGATCCACACCTTCGGCTGGTACGGCTCGCCGGTGAGCACGGCGGACAGCACCGTGGGGATGTGGCTGTGCATCCAGCCGCCGAGGCCCTTGTGCTCGCAGTAGCCCAGGCGCTCCAGGACGGCGTCGTTCGTTTGGAACTGGTACTTCGTGTCGCCGATGAAGCCCGAGGGGAAGATGGTGGATTCCTTCGACTTCAGGCCCTTCGAGCCAGCGCCGCCCACCTTGTTCGCCGGGCAGCCGGAATGCCACAGGTGCGCCGTCATGCAGTCGAGCGCCGCGGCGCCGATGGCGGCCTGCGCCGAACCCGGGTACATGTCGGTGGCCACGCCCAGCGAGATGCCGCCGTGCGCGCTCGAGCAGTACAGCTCGATGGCCTCGATGATCTTCTCCTTCTTGCAGCCGGTGATCTCGGCCACGGTGTCAAGGTCGAAGTCGGCGCAGCGGTCCTTGTAAGCCTGGAACGCCGTCTTGCACGTGATGATGGAGCCGTCGGCCAGCGTGACGTCCACGGTGCCGAACAGCTGCGGGTGATACGTGCCGTCGTTGTCCGGACCCAGAGCGAAGGCCTTCGCGACCTGGCCTTTTTCTGTGTCGAAGTACACGTAGCCCTCGTTGTCGGCGTTCACGTCGTCAAACACTGCCGACGCGCGCAAAAGCTGACCGTCCTTCGTGATGTTCTCGGCAACCGGCGGAAGGCTGACGTTGTCACGCGGGTCAACCAAGAACGGCAGGTTCGTCCACTGCTCGCAGAACGTCTCGTAGCCGGGGATCTTCTCGTACAGCTTGTTCTCGATGATGTAGTGCATCCAACCGAGCATCATGGGCATGTCGGTGCCGGGCTTGATGGGCAGCCACACGTCGGCCTTCGACGCGTCGGCCGTGAAGCGCGGGTCCACGACGACGGTCTTGCAGCCGTTGTCGCGCAGCTCGGCCACGCAACGGCCGGACGTCGAAGGCGAATGCCACGCCGGACCGGTGCCCCAGATGACATAGACTTCCGTCAGTCCGCCGTACTTGGCCGGCTTGTACAGCTCCGAGCAGCCGGAGTCGGCGATGGACGTGTCGCCGATGCCATTGACCAGCGGCATGGTGAAGTTACGCGGCAGGTAGCACTGCGCGCAACCGGGCTCGAACACGTTGCCCGCGCCCCAGAAGTTGCGGAAGCGCGGCGGGCATAGCGCGGGCAGGAAGACGAAGCGCGAACAGCTCAGTTGGCAAAAACAAAGTGCGCCCTGCCCTTTTCAACTGAACCCATGCTTCGCAAGGCGTCCCGCGCTTCCCAAGCGCTATCGAGCGTTCGCGGTCTGCCGCTTGTGCGCCTCCAGCATCTGCTTGCCTGCGTCGGTTGCAACCCAGGCCCCTCTCCAAACCAACGCCCCGGCCTTGTCGAGCTTGTCGACGAAGAAGTCGGGCGAAAGCTTGTGATGATCTGCCACGATGTCCTGGGAAAGCCCGGGCGTGGCCTTGAAAAACGCTTCGATTTCAGGGAATTTGCGCGGTGTGGAGCAGAAGTCCAGCACGGCGAAGTAGGTGTCGCGGCGGTGCGGGCGCAGGGATAGCTGCGCCTCGATGCGGCGCTCGGGAGCCAGCAGGCGCACGGCCTCGCGGCCCGCGTCGGTGGCTTCGATGCGGTACGTGGCCACCAGGTCGTCGGCCTCGTCGGCGGTAAGGTTCGCCAGCTGCTCGGCCGTGACGGGGTTGCCCGCCTCGTCGAGCGGCGTTTGAGAAAGGCCGCCGGCGTCGGTGGGCATGCCGATCATGGCGAACGGCGTTTGCATGATGTGGCTGTACACGAACTCGTCGGTGGCGGCGATGAAGTCTTCGACTTCGGTGAAATCGCGCGGCTGCTCGCAGAACGCCAGCGTTTTGTACAGCGCCTCGCGCAACGCGTTTTGCGAGCCGATGCACATGACCACGGCGTTCACGCGATCGGTGAACGTGGGCTCGTCGGGGAGTTCGTAGTCGGGGAGTTCGTAGTCGGCGGGTTCGGCGCCTTGCGCGATAGCGGCGGGCGTGAGCTCGGCGGCCGGGTCGAGTTGCGCGCCGGCGGCCGACGAGACGGCGGGCTTGTGCGCAGCGAAGCTGTCGGGCTCGCTTTCGCGCATATCCATAAGGTAGCCGCCTTCGGCATATTTCTCGTAGCTTGCCGGAACTTCGAACTTCGGCAGCGGCTTGTTCTTGATGTTCATGAATGCCCCCTTGCTTGAAGCGGCGCCTTCGCGCGGCGCGCTTGCAAACTGCCGCCCGCAGACCTGCGTCCGCGTGCGCCCTCCTCTATTCCGGTAGCGGGTACAGGCTCGCAGGCCCGTGTGCGCCGCAAAGGTTTTCGCAATCTCAAGCGCTGTCGTTCGCTTTCAATCGCCTCAACATCGGAACGGCATTTACCTTACGAATTTTGCAAAAGCCCTGCATAGAAACTAGTTAACTATGTTGCAGCACTCATATGGTCGCTTGTTAACTAATCGAAAATGGACGTGTCGGTTTAGAATACCGACAGCAAGAAACCCGGCGCAGGGAGAGGCGCCAGGGATATGACAAGGGGACAGGTCGTTTGTCATATGGCAGGTCGAAAACAGCGCTTGGGGCCGAGGAAACAGTTTGCCCCAAGCGGAAGTTCGGCTTTCGGCCACACCGCAGCAAGAAGACGAAACAGGGTTGCTAGCAACAGTCTACTGAAGCGAACAACATGACAAACGACCTGTCCCCTTGTCAGAAACGTTGCCAACACGTAAGGCGCGGGAGCTTCTCCCCGCCTTGTCCGCAAAGAGGGGGAATATGGCACAGCGGGAAAGCGCGGCACAGGAGAGCGTCGGGCGTCAAAACGAGGCGAGCCTGAGTGAGCGATTCTCGAAAGCGCTCGCGTCCATCGATCGGCAGGCGCCGACGCTTACGTATCTGGGCTTGGGGTGCTGGATCGCGTGGAACACCATCGCGTTTTCCGGGTCGTTCTGGCTGCACGAAACCGACAACAGCAGCATCGCGGAGAACCTCATGCTCGTGCACCTGCTGGCCTGCTTCGTCACGCTGGCCGCCGTTGCGCTGTTTTCCGACCGCTGTTCACGCTGGATAGCGAAGAACCGCACCACGCTCATCGGCGGCGTGGTTGCATGCGCAGGTACGCTGCTGCTGTGCAACGCGCGCGCTGAAGTCTTCGGCGAGGCATTCCCCCACGCGGGCCTTACCGTGTTGTTCACCAGCGGCTGCATCCTATCCGGCGCGGGCACCACCATGCTGTTTCTGTGCGCCGCGGCGCTGTTCGGCACGCTTGCGCCGCATCGCGCCCTGTATCGCCTGGCCGAGTGCACGCTATTCTCCATTGCAGTGTACTTCGTGCTGAACGGCTGCCCGCAACCAATTGCTGTGGCGGGATTCGTTGTGCTGCCGTTGCTGGGCGCGGGGCTGTTCTGCATCCGCCAGCGCGACGTGCGCGGCGAAAAGCAGGTGCTTTCCACGCCCGTGAAGCTGACGCGCAAGTTTTGGGTGCTGCTGCTTTCCATCGGGCTGTGCTCAACGGCGCTTGAGCTCATTCGCGCCTACGTGTTGATCAGCGCGCCGCCGTATTTCTCCATCGGCGCGAACGTCACCTCGCAGCTTATCGAGATTCCCCTGATGGCAGGCATCATGGCGGCCATTCTGCTCACGAAGTCGCGCCGCGACGGGTTCGCGAAACTGTATTCGGTTGCCGCATGCGCGCTGACGGTGCTGATCGTATGCATTGCCATGTTCTCGCTGAACACACCCGCCATAGCCGCCGGCGCCTGGGTGGTGTGCACGTGCTACAACATGGTGGTGTGGGCCATGCTGTACTATCTGGTGTACCAGTGGCGCGCCGGGGCGCTGCGCATCATGGCGCTTGGCAATGCCGCGCTGTCCGGCGGCACGCTGGTGGCCAGCCTGTTGGCCATGGCGTATCAGGCGTCGCACATTTCCGACAGCGCCATGCGTATCATCATCGCCGTCATCGGCCTTGCGGTGCTGGTAGACGTGCTGTTCGTATTCTCCGAGAAGCAAATCAACGGCATGCTGCTGCCCGTCGACGAGGGCAGCGAGGACGCAACAGCAGGCGAAGGCGGCGCGCAAGGCGCGGCCAAGCAGCCCGGCAAATGGAAGCTTGCCTGCGAAGAAGTGGCGAAGGGCGCCGGACTTTCCGTCCGCGAAACCGAGGTGTTCCTAAGCCTTGCCCGCGGCCGCACCGCGCAAGAAATCGCTGAGCGCGAGGTGGTGTCAATTTACACCGTACGCGCCCACACGCGCTCGATCTACGCGAAACTAGATGTTCACAGCAAGAAAGAACTCACCGCCCTGGTGCAAAAGCACGTTGACGAGGGGTAGAGCTACGATTTCCATAGGCCATAGCAGCTAAGTATTAGCGACCGCCCTTTGTTGACAAGAAGCTCATGGCCAAAGCCACCATCGCCTCTTTCTCTTTAGGCTGAGATTCAGCAATCATGATAGTCAAGGCAACGAGCGCGCCATCGGAGATGCACTTCGTCCCATTCGCAAATAGGGCGCCATTGACATGAAGGAAATAGAGAAACAAAGCTGCCGCAATACGCTTATTCCCATCATGGAAAGAATGATTTTTCACAATAAAGTATAGAAGGTTTGACGCTTTCTCTTCCAGACTCGGATAGAGCTCTCGACCATCAAAACTTTGGTATATTGCAGCAATACTCGACTTGAACGACTCGTCCTTTTCAGACCCGAATAAATCACTCTCAGCCGAAAACGACATGGAATCAATCAATTTTCGGCATTCTTCATAATTAAGGATATATATCGTTTTCCGGCCCTTTGGCTTAAGAATTCGCTGGTGATCATAGTCATCCAGCAGCGTCAGCGCATTCGTATAGGCTTTAACAACCGCCAAGATATCGGTTGATTCAAGAGACTCAGGGATACGTTCCATCACCTGCACGATTTGACCCAATTGTGCAAGCCGCTTCTTATTCTCTGCATATCCCGTAATGACATACTGCCTCAACACCTCGGTTGCCCATCGACGAAACTCCACGCCGCGCTTTGACTTCACGCGGTAGCCGACGGAAATAGCTACATCGAGGTCGTAAAAAGCCACCGGTTTATCCGATTGTGCAATGTGCAAATAATGCACATTACTTTCCTTATCAAGTTCCCCGTCCTTAAAAATATTGCTGACATGGCGCGATATCACGCTTCGATCTTTTTCGAAAAGCGAAGCCATCTGATGCTGCGTCAGCCAAACAGTATCCCCATCAAACTCAACATCAAGACGGATTTCCTCATCAGCCGACTCAAATACCACGATATCGCCCAGTCTCAATCACTTCTCCTCTCCTTATGAAATATTTGTTCTATTATAATCAGTACATACGTTTGTGTCAACCCATATCAAAATACAGCAGCAAGATTTGCCCAACCACCAGCCAATCTTGTATACCAAGTGAACCCAACGAAAAAGCCCCGCCGAGAGCTCGGCGGGGCTTGAGGAGGGGGTATGGGGTTGGGGGACGGCGATGCCCTTGCTTTCGAATTCGTTCACGCTCGCGTGGCGCGCATCGCCGGCAGGGTTGGTTATTCGCTTACGGCAGCGGGCTCAAGCGCCTCGGCTTCCTTGTAGCTGACCCAGCCATCGGGGATGGTGGCGTCGCTGTGGCACTTGCTGCAGTACACCGTGGATGCGCGGTGCGCCTTGTGGCACTCGTTGCAATCGACCTCGCCGTGCTCCTCGACGTGCGGGTTGCGCTTCATGTAGCTCGTCTTCTCGATCAGGTCGTCGCGCGTCATGGCGGAACCGTCGTCGTTGGCATGGCAACCGGAGTTCAGGCAGAACGCCTCGCTGGCAATGCCGCGAGCCGCCGTCAGATCCGAAAGCGCCTTCTCTTCAGGCACGAAGCGCTCGTCGGTGGTCTGGACGACCTCGTAGCTGCCCGTCAGCCAGCCGATACCCTCGGTGACCTGCTCGGACATCTGCGGCACGTGACACTGCACGCACGTGATGCCTTCCTGGGCGTGCACGGGGGCCAGCATGCTCGATGCATCGGCCACCTCGTTGCCCCACTTGTCCGTGGCCGACTCGCCCGGCGTGGCTTCGTACGTGGTCAGATAGCCGTCCATGGGCGTGTGGCAGATAGCGTTGCAGAAGCTGGGCTGGTCGTGCCATACCATGAAGCCGGCGCCGGCTACAACCACAACGGCCGCAACCACGCCGATGATCACCGGCACCTTGCGGTTTTTGCGCTTGGCCGAAGGGGTGCCTGCGCCAGCGGCTGCAACACCGGCGGCCTGCTGCTCGCCAGCCGTTTCACCTGCGGAAACGTTTTCCTCAATCGTGTTGTTCTCGCTCATGGCAGCTCCTTACTTGCCCGCAGCGGCATTCTCGCCGGCAATCTTACCGAACACCATGCACATGCCGCACGACAGGCCCTTGAGCGAGATGGGGTACTGCACGTTGAAGCGGCCGCCCTGCGGGGCGCCGGCCACGTACAGGCCCGGGATAACCTCACGATCGGTGTTGTACACGTGGCAATCGCTGTCGGACTCAAGGCCGCCCAGGTTCGCCAGCGTCAGGGCAACGCCGCACTCGGCCGCGTAGAACGGGCCGTTTTCCAGGGCGAACAGGCGCTTAGCTGATTTGCCGAAGTCTTCGTCGAAGCCGGCCTTGCACAGCTCGTTGTAGCGCTCGATGGCGGCCTTGGCCTTCGTGGCGTCCATGCCGTCGATCTTCGCCAGCAGCTCATTAATGGTGTCGGCCTTCACGCAGCGACCCTCGGACACGGCGGCCTCGATGTCCTCGGGGCAGCGCACGTTGATCTTCAGGCCGGCCGGCGTCCAGTCGGGCAGCGGCTCGTCGCGGTAGATGCACGCGATGCCATGCGCAGCCGGGAAGTACTTCAGCTGCTCAGGCCACGAAGCGTCGAAGAACTGGTACGCCTTGCGCTGCGGCTGCAGCTCCACCTGGTTTTCCAGCTGCTGACCAGGCACGTCTTCGTTCATGAAGCGCTCGCCGCGCAGGTTCAGCATCAGGAAACCATTGTTGCCGATAACGCCGCGGCCGTCGGAACCGGCGCCGCCGCCCATGTGATGGATCATCGGGGCGTGCCACTGCTCGATTGCGGCACCTGCCCACACGCCCATCTTGTGACCGTCGCCGATGTTGGTGTAGTTGCCCTGCGCGTCCAGGTCAAGCGACAGAATCTGGTTGCCGTTCTCTACGCACGCCGGTGCGAAATACTTCATCATGTCCTCGTTGGCCAGGTAATCGCCCGTGCACAGGATGACGCTTTTCGCGTTGATCTTCAGGTACTTGTTCGCGCTGGTATCCTGCGCGTAAATGCCGGTCACGGAACCGTCGTCGGCCGTGATGAGTTTGACGCCCTTCGTGTTGTAGCGCACTTCGGCGCCCGCGGCCTCGGCCATCTTCAGGTTGTCGGCCATAGCCGTGGCCAGGCTGGCGAAGCCCACCGACGTCGGGTAGCAGGGCATGTCTTCCTGCGTGTAATCGTACTCGTCCAGCATCGGGTAGAAGTACGGGTACAGGTAGTGCGCGCGATTGGCCTCGGGCACTTCCTCGTAAGACTCGGACGCAATGTACATATCCGGGCAACCCTGCACGAACCAGTCAAGCGCCTTGCCCGACTCGTCGCAGTAGCGGCTGATGATGCCGAAGTTCGAGTGGTGGCTGCCTTCCTCCATGTGCATGTTCACCACCATGTGCTTGTCAAGGAAGCCGTCGCCGCGGCCCCACTTCGCCATGGTTTCGCCACCCAGGATGGCCATATCGCTGGCCACGCTGTTGAGCTGGGCAGACGCCTCGATTGCGATAACTTTCGCGCCCGCTTCGGCAGCGGCGCGCGTGGCAGGGACGCCCGCAGCGCCCAGGCCCACAACCACAACGTCGGCCTCAAGCGTTTCGGCAACGTCGCTGTCGGAAATCGAAGGCGCCTCACCCAGCCACGGCATAACGCCCGTGCCGTCGTAGCCGACCGTCTGGCCGTTGGCCGAACCCGTGCCGGAGCCGGCGCCGCCCGCAACGCCGACCACCTTCGGCGCGCAACCCGTCAGGCCTGCGCCCGCAAGAGCGGCGCTGATGGCGGCCGCGCCCGTCAGGAAGCCGCGGCGGCTGATTCCCTTGTTGTCCATGCTGTTCCTCCCGTAAGGTCAAAAGATGCCGGGTTTGACCCTGCCCGGCCTTGCGAGGGAAAGTATAGAAAGCCCGCAAGCGGCGCAAAATTGACGGTGAGCGCTTTTCGTATGGGAAGAAGTTAACTTTTTCATCGAATGGTAAAGCTATTTATGCTTGAAAAAGAATAATACGGACAACTTCTGGCAATTTGCGGAACGGGAGAAGACGAACGCTACTGAAAATACTTCGCAATCCCGGCCGGGATGCACAGCGAAATCAATTCGACCAGCTGCTCGTTAGAGAAGTCCATGCCCTGATCGAACCAATGGCGCGTACAACCGGCGCAACCCTTCGAGAAAAAGTCCAGACAAAAGCCCACGGCGCCTTCATCCGGCGCGCCGCACACGCGCACGCGCTTTCCATAAGCATCGCGCAGCGCGTGGTGCATCACGCGGTACAAGCTGTTCACGTCTTGCGAGGTGAACCCGTTGCGCAAAAACGTTTTGCGCTGGCGGCACCGCGTCAGGAAATCAAGGTAGCATTCGCCAAACGGCGCAAGCGTGGTCATACGGTCGAACTGCTGGGAGAACATGTCGCGGAAGCAATACTCCATCAGGTCATACTTATCAGTGAAGTGATGGTAAAACGTCTGCTTGCTCACGCCTGCCAAGGCAACGATCTCGGAAACGCGCACCTGATCAAGCGGCTTTTGCTCCATAAGCTGCTCAAGCGCGCCGGCAAGCTGCCGCTTCGATTCCGCCATGTTCGCCCCTTTCGTTAGACCGCACTCCAACGCGCATAGCATAGCGCAAACCAGCCAGGTTCAATGTAACGGAAAGATTTCGAAGCGGCTCGCTTTTTCAAGAACAAGAAAAGCCGAAACAAGACAATCCCAGCAGGCCATCGCGCCCCTTTAGTAGCACGCAATGGCGGGTAGGTAGAGGGACCGAGGCGCAAAACGGATTCGCCAAAATAAGAGACGGCGGATACGGAGCGAACCCACCAAACGAAAGGACCCTTATCCCCTACCCCACTTTGGCAACATCAGCCCTACCCAGCGCAGCAGAAAAGCTGCCGCGCCACCATCCAGCAGCGCGGCACTCGATACCGAAGCGTCAGACCTTACGCCATGATCTTGCGGAACAGCTCGACCACCTGGTCGTGATCTGCCTCGCGCGGGTTGCCCGGGAAGCAAGCATCGGCCATGGCGTCGCTTGCCAGCTGATCAAGATCTTCGGCAACCAAACCTGCACACGTATGGGGAATCTCCACGTCGGCAGACAGCTGACGCACTGCCGCAAT contains:
- a CDS encoding TorD/DmsD family molecular chaperone gives rise to the protein MIENQAAAQASQTKAQSERDELISQLIEVNAGRAAYYRMLAELFFRELTQQQVDHLAGMDFAGMAGDNALIAEGYEDMYRYLRHANSGTRQALACDYAHTFLAAGNYETFAATPFESVFTSELGLMMQEARDGVYKMYCEQHIQPQADLHVPEDHASFEFEFLATVIERTNAALLASDFDRARDLAQTVSDFHAQHQLNWVDDLCDAVLDVAETRFYRGVSKVTRGFVHMETDVIADELDVLQELAGEKAA
- a CDS encoding DmsC/YnfH family molybdoenzyme membrane anchor subunit, with product MVLFTALTGMGGCMFACVAADEFLGRAKAAAFPAALVSLIIAVVGGLASVTHLSHPDRIMGALSHPTSGIFTEALLVGCLCVCVVVYLVLLKREAGAGARKAVAVIGAVFGVLLSFMAGESYLMEARPNWCSQLLPLGYLLTAVPEGIAAYLVVVAAKAKDADVAPYGRALLIGGVLGAVGAAAYVLWAGPADGVQWALLAVAVIGAGVVPAVCGALAGKNPGSLMAAAGGSVACAFVGAVSYRCIMWLITVPIANLFLNVL
- a CDS encoding 4Fe-4S binding protein, giving the protein MSRNCLVVDLDKCIGCHACEVACKNENGIALGEYWNRVLQIGPHGAFPDLEQYWRPVQC
- a CDS encoding molybdopterin dinucleotide binding domain-containing protein, producing the protein MFEPGCAQCYLPRNFTMPLVNGIGDTSIADSGCSELYKPAKYGGLTEVYVIWGTGPAWHSPSTSGRCVAELRDNGCKTVVVDPRFTADASKADVWLPIKPGTDMPMMLGWMHYIIENKLYEKIPGYETFCEQWTNLPFLVDPRDNVSLPPVAENITKDGQLLRASAVFDDVNADNEGYVYFDTEKGQVAKAFALGPDNDGTYHPQLFGTVDVTLADGSIITCKTAFQAYKDRCADFDLDTVAEITGCKKEKIIEAIELYCSSAHGGISLGVATDMYPGSAQAAIGAAALDCMTAHLWHSGCPANKVGGAGSKGLKSKESTIFPSGFIGDTKYQFQTNDAVLERLGYCEHKGLGGWMHSHIPTVLSAVLTGEPYQPKVWIERSGNKMAALGNSSSWVDAFPKFDLIVHGYMYPTSFTTEAADIVFPVCEWLENAFVQNRLNVNLMRKPVTNLFEAADEIMMWGKIAEAMSDPSSDLYDENMAACMDGEKIGSPMVPAYWKTINEYWDWVAQQGGDPEVTTMEQAMDAFPEKWAEDDEYWGGTEYDGYCKVNASGGVAGKVDPGMEGGSADAGNTYTGFSTAARDIKDNPKKCGPYADTMLYLGRHGNEKFDMPAAVVDYNPMPYYFTPEDQSEYGDEYPLRLTEGRIPYFHHGTLRNNPYLRELYPAPELWISPENAGKYGIVDGDWVNIKSPRTDGKDVFRDITTGLPTDTVMAGGKDAKFGPSEFAPGEELTANGQSVVKDGIFAVARVTKGIAEGTVYMERFWNPEFLEDGSDGRKSWTTENMNVLTKNTGYFNPEFGTYTLRGIHVKVAKAQRPEGIWYEPTDFEPWMPEPTENTGGAFYTK
- a CDS encoding helix-turn-helix transcriptional regulator: MAQRESAAQESVGRQNEASLSERFSKALASIDRQAPTLTYLGLGCWIAWNTIAFSGSFWLHETDNSSIAENLMLVHLLACFVTLAAVALFSDRCSRWIAKNRTTLIGGVVACAGTLLLCNARAEVFGEAFPHAGLTVLFTSGCILSGAGTTMLFLCAAALFGTLAPHRALYRLAECTLFSIAVYFVLNGCPQPIAVAGFVVLPLLGAGLFCIRQRDVRGEKQVLSTPVKLTRKFWVLLLSIGLCSTALELIRAYVLISAPPYFSIGANVTSQLIEIPLMAGIMAAILLTKSRRDGFAKLYSVAACALTVLIVCIAMFSLNTPAIAAGAWVVCTCYNMVVWAMLYYLVYQWRAGALRIMALGNAALSGGTLVASLLAMAYQASHISDSAMRIIIAVIGLAVLVDVLFVFSEKQINGMLLPVDEGSEDATAGEGGAQGAAKQPGKWKLACEEVAKGAGLSVRETEVFLSLARGRTAQEIAEREVVSIYTVRAHTRSIYAKLDVHSKKELTALVQKHVDEG